The genomic segment AAGCCGGGCTCGGGTATCTGAGCCGCGACCACCGGTTCCAGATCGTGCCGGCATGCGCGGGCGTCAACTTCATGATCGTCGCGTTCGCGAGCCTGGCCTGCGGGCTCGCGCACACCTGCAGCACATCGCGCGGACGACTGGCTCTGCTGCTCTTCAGCGCGCTCGCCGCCTACGCGGCGACCGTGGTGGCCAATGCGGTACGGATCTCCACCGCGATCACGCTGCACGCGGCGACCGCTTCCTGGACTCGCCCGGGCGCGGAGCATCTCCATACCGCCGTCGGCGTACTGATCTACTCCCTGTTCCTCGGCGGTCTCTTCGCGCTCGGTGCGAAGGTGACCGGAGCCCGTCGTGACTTCGCGATCTGCTAACGGCCGCCGCTTGCGGCTGCCACTCTTCTTGTTGCCGTGGATGGCCTATCTCGGTATCACGGTCGTAGCGCCTGGAACGCGCGGGGCGGTAACACGGCCGGAGTTCTGGACGCATGCGCTGATCACGGTGGGCGTTTCAGGCGCGATCGTCGGCCTGGCGTGGGGCCTGTCGATGATCCAGCGACACGTCGCTGGACTCGCGTCCCGCCGGCTGACACGATTCGGGCCATGGCGATCGGCAGGAAGATCCAGATCAACCGCGCCCCGGTGCTTACTCTATGGGCCGCGGTCGTCGCCGAGCGTCTCGGTCACCGGCACGATGCGGCGCTGACCTACGGACGTACGGTGGCCGGCCTCAACGCCGCGTCCAAGGCCCGGGGGCTCGGCATCGCCGAGCCCGAGAAGAAAACCCCCCAGCGCAAGCCATCCCGCGCCGGAGGCAAACGGGTCGAGATCACGCTGCTCGGGCGTAGCTTCGACGCCGTCGAGACCGACGAAGGGTGGCGGGCCATGGACGGAGGCCGCGCGATCCCGCCCGAGAGCGTGGAGCGCTACCTCGAGAGCAAGTTCGGCGACGACCTCGCCGCAGTGCAGGCGGCGATGGTCGCGCTCGCACGCTCCCGGCCGCCGCGGAAGCTGGCCGAGGAGGCGTACGCGCTCTACGAGCGGTTTCGTCCCGCGGTGCCTAGAACGGTGCGCGGCTGGGGCGCGCGGGGGGAGCTCGACCTGGCGCTCATCCGCTCGCTGGCGAAGGCGTAGGGTCGGGCGCCGGCGGAAGCGGCCGGTTGAGCGCGGCGTGGGCGAGCTCGCCGGCGTGCATGTCGACGATCGCGTGCACCGCCATCGCCGGCCACAGTGAGCCGCTGGCGAGATAGATCATGGCCATCACGGCACCCACCAGCGTCGTCGTGACGATGCCCTTCACGCCCTGATAGGAGTGCCCGACGCCGAAGATCACGGACGACACGATGACCGCGGGCACGACGTCGAGCCACCAGGTGAGGTACCAGATCATGTACCCGCGGTAGAGCAGCTCTTCACATACTCCGGCCGTCAGAGCGACCACGTGGAAGATTCGCTTCTCTTCCGTCGTGCGCGGAAGCATTCGCTCGATGTGGCCGAGCTTCTCGACGACATGCTCGAGCGCTTCGGGATCACGGCGGACGCGTCCGCGGACGATCCAGAAGGCCGCCGCGATGACGGCGGCGCCGAGCAGTCCCCATACCAGGTTCCGGGGATCGCGCGGCTCGAGTCCGAGCGCCATGGCGCTGCGTCCGCGCATCAGCCAGAGCGCGAGCATCAAGGCGGACAAGCCCCACTGGAGCGCGATCGCCTGAAAATAGAGCGTCCGGCGAAGGTCCGCGACGCTCTCCATGGGAGCGAGCACCAGACGCCGATAGCCGAAGGTCGCGGCGCGAATCGGAAAGAATACGGTGAGCACCACGACCAGGACGTGGTCGAGCCAGAACGGCGTCAAGATGCAGGGCTCGGAGCTAGCGGATCGGAGGTGCGGAGATGGAATGACCGGGCGAAGGACGGAGCCCGAGACGCTGATACATCTCGACCAGCTCGTCGTGGGTGATCAAGACGAGGCTCTTGCACTTGCGGCACTTGAGCTCCAGCCCCTGAGCGACAACGCGCGCCAGCATCGATCCGCAGTGGCATCGGCACTGATCCCCCGCGGGGACCATTTTGGCGACGACCGGAGTCCGGCGAGCATCGCTTCCGCGCGGCCGTGAATCGCGCGTCATGACGTTCCTCCTGGAATGGCCCCTGGGGC from the Candidatus Eisenbacteria bacterium genome contains:
- the xrtK gene encoding exosortase K, whose protein sequence is MSVSVDRAWWDRTLNLAFIGLALGLAWGLKDFYRRAGFEELLWVLAPTRQLVEWLSGARFELEAGLGYLSRDHRFQIVPACAGVNFMIVAFASLACGLAHTCSTSRGRLALLLFSALAAYAATVVANAVRISTAITLHAATASWTRPGAEHLHTAVGVLIYSLFLGGLFALGAKVTGARRDFAIC
- a CDS encoding CPBP family glutamic-type intramembrane protease; this encodes MTPFWLDHVLVVVLTVFFPIRAATFGYRRLVLAPMESVADLRRTLYFQAIALQWGLSALMLALWLMRGRSAMALGLEPRDPRNLVWGLLGAAVIAAAFWIVRGRVRRDPEALEHVVEKLGHIERMLPRTTEEKRIFHVVALTAGVCEELLYRGYMIWYLTWWLDVVPAVIVSSVIFGVGHSYQGVKGIVTTTLVGAVMAMIYLASGSLWPAMAVHAIVDMHAGELAHAALNRPLPPAPDPTPSPASG